In Mytilus trossulus isolate FHL-02 chromosome 6, PNRI_Mtr1.1.1.hap1, whole genome shotgun sequence, a single window of DNA contains:
- the LOC134722828 gene encoding perlucin-like protein: MVSFACPNRWLKYENKCYYFSDEEKTWDQARLTCEYNRSKLVEVGSSCENDFVKMTAAVYDKSYWLDGSDRQSEGSWMWVSSLTKFAFADWYATEPSNHAGENCFRITMHLDFQWGDALCSAQLRFICEKRSSN; encoded by the exons ATGG TTTCATTTGCATGTCCAAACAGATGGTTAAAGTACGAAAATAAATGCTACTACTTTAGCGATGAGGAAAAAACGTGGGACCAAGCTAGG CTGACGTGCGAGTATAATAGAAGTAAGCTAGTAGAAGTCGGTTCTAGTTGTGAAAACGACTTTGTGAAGATGACAGCAGCTGTATATGACAAAT CTTACTGGCTAGATGGAAGTGACAGACAAAGTGAAGGTTCTTGGATGTGGGTCAGTAGTCtaacaaaatttgcatttgcTGATTGGTATGCAACAGAACCAAGTAACCATGCAGGGGAAAATTGTTTTCGCATCACGATGCACTTAGACTTCCAATGGGGGGATGCCTTATGTAGCGCCCAACTCAGATTCATATGTGaaaaaa gGTCGAGTAATTGA